CGCGTCCTCGCCGGCCGGCGCGAGCGATGCGTCGCGCATCGCGTCCAGCCGCGCGATGGCGCGCTCGTGGGGCGAGCCGGTAGTGGACATTCGCGCGGCTTTCGGGCGCCGCGCGGGCGTCGCCTACTGGTAGGTCGTCGTGCCGATCAGGACGTACCCGGGCAACCCCGGCGCGCCCGCGCGCGTCTGGTTGATCCACTCGCCGCTGTCGGCGGCGCGATGATAGACGCCGCGCACGACCACCAGCTGCCCGGCCTGGAACGGCGGCGAGCCGGCGCCGTCATAGTCGACCGCGATCGGCTCGGTGCCGTCGACGTCGAGCGCGAAGCTGCCCGGACGCGTCGTGCCGCTGGCCGGCGCGGCGGTGATCGTCCCGCAGACGGTGACCGGATACTGGACCGGCGTGTCGATCGAGCGATAGGAGAGGAAGGCGTCGTTCAGGCAGTCCTCGACGGCGGTCGCCAGGGCCACGGTGGCCGGCGGCGAGGCCAGGTTGTAGAACGGGGTCGCGGTCGGGATGGGGTGCGCGAAGTTCGCGGTCGGCGGGTCCGGGACGCGGGCGGCGCCCGCGGGGACGTCGGTCGCGGCGACCGCGACGAACACGGCCGCGGCGGCGAAGGCAAGGCACGGTACGGTGAGCTTCACGCCCCTACTGTACCCTCGCCGGCTTAGGAGAACTGCAGGCGAGCCGCACCGGCGTTGGCGCGGCGGATGATCATCGCCCGGACCGCGTCGAGCGCGCGCTGGACCGGCGCCTTGCGGTAGGCGAAGCGCGGATCGTCCTTGGGCGGCAAGATCACCATCGTCGCGTTGGCCTCGAAGATCGCCAGGCGCCCCTGCGGGTCGAAGGCGAAGTCGACGCCGGCGTACTCGAGCCCCAGCGCCTCGCCGATCTCGCGCAGCATCGCCACCGCGGGAGCGCCCAGCGTCCCCGCCATGTCCTCGAGGAAGGCGCGCTCCTCGTCGCGGAAGGCCTGCTCTTCGCTCATCGCGGCGGTGAAGTAGTGGACTTTCCACTCGCGCGAGATCGCCAGGTGCAGCGGGTAGAGCTCGCCGTCGATGAACATCACCCGGTACTTGGCCCAGGCGCCGTCGGCGCGCCGCGTGTCCAGGTACGAGATCGCCAGCAGCTCCTCGCCCGGCAACGCCTGCACGGCGGCGGCGAGGTCGGCCGCCGTCGCGATCAGCTCGAAGTGCTCGCCGGTGTGGTAACCCGGGCTGCGCACCAGCAGCGGCCACTCGAAGCCGTGCGCGGCCAGCGTCCGGACGGCGTCGGGCGCGGTCAGCGCGTCGCGCGCGAAAGCGACCACGCGCGGCACCACCACGCCGGTCAGCGCGGCGAGCCGGTCCGCGTTGTCGGCACGGCCGGAGCCGCGCACGCGGGCCGGCGGGTTGATGACGTCGACGTCGACGCGTTCGAGCAGCTGGTCGGCGTGCTCGAGGGCGCGGGCGCAGCGGTCGTGGTCGCCGATCGCGTTGAACACGACGCCGTGCGGCGGCAGCGTCATGGTCGGGACGTACGACTCGGCGATCAGCGTGGCCCATTGGAAGACGCGGTCGTCGAGCACGTGCTGCAGCGGGATGTTGCCGCCGATCGCCGAGGTCACCAGCAGCACTCGCACCGGCTCGTTGGGCCCGCGAAACGGCGAGATCGCGATCGAGCCGTCGGGGAACCCCGCCCGCCAGGCGCGATCGGCCGCCGCGATGTCGCCGGCGCGCTCGAAGATGATCGCCAGCCCGCGGTGCGCCTCGAGGTGGCCCGGGTCGACGCCGAGCGCTGCCTCGAAGGCCGCCCGGGCCCCGGGCGCGTCGCCCAGATCGAGGAGCACGTTGCCCAGCGAGGCGTACGGCGCGGGGCGGTCCGGGTGATGGACCGTCGCTTCGTGGAACACCGCCCGCGCGCCGTCGGCTTTGCCGCCGGTCGCGAACAGCGCGCCCAGCCGCATCATCGCCTCGTAGTGCCACGGATGCGCGACCAGCACGTGCACGTAGGCGGCCGCGGAGTCCTCACGCAGCCCCAGGTCTTCGAGCAACTGCGCCCGCTCCAGGCGCAGACCGACGTCGTCCGGCGAGCGCGCCAGCTGCGCTTCGACGCGCGTCAGGGCCGCCGTGCGGGCGTGCCACTGCTTGGCCCAGGGGCCGACGGTCACCAGATGCCGAGCGCCAGCTTCACGTCTTCGGACGCCATCGTGCGCGGGTCCCACGGCGGGTTGAACGTGATCTCGACGTTGGCCGACTTCACGCCGACGACGCCTTCGACTTTGCTCTGCACCGCCTGCTTGAACATCGGGCCGACCGGACACATCGGCGAGGTCAGCGTCATGACGACGGTGACCTCTTGGCCCTCCGGGCCCTCGCAAGCGACGTCGTAGACCAGGCCCAGGTCGAGGATGCCCAGGTTGAGTTCGGGGTCGAGGACCTCGGTCAGCGCCTCGCGGACCGTTTCGGGGGTGACCATCACCCTCTACGATACACCGGACGGCGCGGAAGTTCCGCGCCCGAACAAGCGCTCGGGGATCGCCCGCAGCCGCGAGCCGCCCAGCCGGTTGGCGAACGGGAGCGCGACCAGGGGCACCCACGCCCAATGGACGCCGTTCACCGCGTCGATCGCGATGGCCAGGGCGAAGATGACCGCGCTGAGCGACGACCGCACGACGGCTCGCCACACGCGCTCGCGCAGCGCGCCGTCGAGGACCGCGTACGAGCGGCGCAGGCCCCGCCATTCGAGGACCAGGCCGGTGGCCGCGATGGCGAACACCAGCAGCGCGTAGAACATGAAGCCGGCCTTCTCGTCCAAAGCCGTGCCGTCCATCAAACGCGAGAAGGTGATCAGCCCGTAGGGAAGCAGCGAGATCGAGGCGAGGTAGGCGAACAGCATCGTGCGGTCGATCTGCTGCGGGCGAAAGCCGACCGACATGATGCGGTGATAGCGCAGCCAGTACGTCACCAGCAGCGCGAACGTCACGCCGTACAACAGCCAGCGAATGGGATGGTCTCCCAAGTCGCTGGCGTGGGTGGGGACGCTGAGCTGCAGCGCGCTCAGCGAGAGCGAGAAGCCGAAGACGATGTCGCCGAACGACTCGAGGCGCGTGCTGAGGTGACGTTCCTCGTGGCTGAGGCTCTCGCGGTACATGCCGCGCTCACACGGCCAAGTACCGCTGCATCATCGCTTCGTCGGCGCGCAGCTGATCGATGGTCCCCGCGCCGACGATGCGGCCGTTGGAGAGCACGTAGCCGCGGTCCGACAGGCTCATCGCGACTTGTGCGTTCTGCTCGATCAACAAGATCGTGTTGCCTTCGGCGCGGATCGAGCGCACGACGTCCTCGACGTTGCGTGCGATCAGCGGCGCGAGCCCTTCCATCGGCTCGTCGAGCAGGATGATATCGGGGTTGGCGACCAGCGCGCGCGCGATCGCGAGCATCTGCTGCTCGCCGCCCGAGAGCTTCGCCGGCTTGTCGCGCCGCTCGCCGAGCACCGCGAAGTACTCGTAGATGCGCTTCTCGGTCCACGGGCCTTTGCGTCCGGCCAGTGCCGCCAGCCGCAGGTTCTCGCCGACCGTCAGGTTCGGGAAGATGCGCCGGTCCTCGGGGACGAACGCGATCCCGTGCTGCGCCAGCGAGAACGGCGTCTTGTTGGTGACGTTCTCACCCTTGAAGCGGATCTGGCCCATCCGCACCGCGACCAGTCCCATGATGGCCTTGCAGGTCGTCGAGCGGCCCGAGCCGTTGCGGCCGAGCAGCGCGACGACTTCGCCCGCGCCCACCTCGAGCGAGACGTCCTGCAGCACGTGGCTCTTCTCGTAGTACGCGTTGACCCGGTCCAATTCAAGCAGCATTCTAACGGCGCTCCGCCCGAGGCTGCGCGCCCCCCACGCGTTGCGTGGGGCCCCCGGTCCGACCTCGCAACGACGGTACCGCGAACGCGTGATTCTGCTGCGCTCGGTCCATGACCATCATACGAGCTCTCCCAGGTACGCGCGTTGGACGGCTTCGTTGGCGCGGATCTCGGTCGGCGTTCCGACCGCCAGCACGGCGCCGGTCTGGAAGACGGTGATCGTCGTCGAGATCGCCATGACGACGTCGATGTCGTGCTCGACGAGCAGGATCGTGCGGCCGGGCGAAACGCGCTGGATGAGGTCGACCGTCGCGTGCGTCTCGGTCGGCGACATGCCGGCCAACGGCTCGTCGAGCAGCAGCACCGGCGGATCGCTGGCCAGCACCAGACCGATCTCCAGCCGCCGCTGATCGCCGTGCGAGAGGTTCTCGGCGCGCGTGTCGCGCGCGTCCCACAACCCGACGTCGTTCAGAAGCCGCTCGGTCGTCGCCGGAATGCCGGCGAAGCGGCGCGAGGGAAACAAGAAGCTGGCCTTCCCGTCGTTGACGGCTTGCGCCGCCAGGCGGACGTTCTCGGCCACCGTCAGGTGCGCGAAGATGTTGGTGATCTGGAACGAGCGCGCGATGCCCAGCCGCGCGCGCTGATAGGACGGCAGCCGCGTGATCTCGCGGTCCTTGAACCAGATGCGGCCGGCCGAGGGCGGCAGCATCCCGCTGAGCAGGTTGAAGAAGGTCGTCTTGCCGGCGCCGTTCGGTCCGATGATCGTGCGCACGCCTCCGGTCGGAATCTCGATCGAGACGTCGTTGACGGCGGTGAAGCCGGAGAAGCGGCGGGTCAGCCCCTCGGTCTTGAAGACGTAGTCCATCACTGCACCCGGTCCATGCCGACCGCGTCGTCGACCAGCGGCCGCTCTTCGCGAACGTCGGTCTCGACCCGCGCGCGCCGCGAGATCAGGCGCCGGAACGTGTTGCCGGCCCCGTATTGCCGGATGTCGTCGATCAGGCCCATGATCCCGCGCGGTCCGACCAGTACGAAGAAGACGAACACGATGCCGATCCAGGCTTCCCAGTACTTGGTGAGCTGCGAGACGTTGTTCTGGATCTCGTAGTAGATCGACGCGCCGAGCGTCGGCCCCAGAAACGTCTGCATCCCGCCGAGCATCGACATCATGACGACGTTGCCGGAATACTCGACCGAGCCGGCGTCGGGGTTGATGGCCTGCTGGTAGTAGGTCCACAGCCAGCCGGCGATCGCCGGGAAGACCGCGGAGAGGACGAACGCGTTGACGCGGTACTTGTCGACGTCGTAGCCCAGGAAGCGCGCGCGCTGCTTGTTCTCGCGGATCGCGTGCAGCACGCTGCCGAACGGCGAGGAGACGATCCAGTACAGCACGCACAGCGCGAGGAAGACGACGATCGCCGTGAACCAGTAGAAGTGATAGGTCTCGCTGAGCATGTGCGAGCCGAGGATCGTCGGCCGCGGAATGCCCTGCAGGCCGTCCTCGCCGCCGGTCAGGTCGCTCCACTCGTAGGTGACGAAGAAGACGACCTGTGCGAACGCCAGCGTGATCATCGAGAAGTAGATGCCGCTCGAGCGCGGCACGATCAGCCGCGCCAGCACCCAGGCCCACAGCACCGCCGCCACCAGCGAGAAGATCAGCGCCAGCAGCAGATTGTCGGTCGGCGCGTGCTGCACGGTGAGGCCGAAAATCTGGACGTTGAAGCCGTTGGCGAACAGGGCCGTCACGTAGGCGCCGATGGTGAAGAACATCGCGTGGCCGAACGAGAGCTCGCCGACGTGCCCGAACAGCAAGTTGAAGCCGCCCGCGAAGAGCGCGAAGATGACCATCGTCGTGCCGATCCCGACGAATCCGCTCCACTGGCCCGCGAACGGATTGGCGCCGGCGACGAAGGGCAACGCGACGAACAGCAGCGCCGTCCACAGCAGCGGGTGCAGCAGGACGGCGGACAGCCGGGACCGTGGCTTCATTCGAACAGCCCCTCGACGCCGAACAAGCCGCGCGGGCGGATCAGCAGGATGATGCCCATGATGAGGAAGCCGCTCAGGTCGACGGCCGGTGCCCAGATCAGCGCCACCAGACTGCTGACGATGCCGATCAGCAAGCCGCCGACGATCGCGCCCCAGAACGAGCCGATTCCGCCCACGATGACGATGACGAAGGTCAGCACGATCCACTGCGAGGCCAGCTGCGGCTGCACCGCGTAGATCGGCGCCGCCAGCGCCCCGGCCAGGCCCGCCATGAACGAGCCGATGCCGAACACGAAGGTGAACATCAGCGGCATGTTGATGCCGAGGATCTTGACCATCTCGGCGTCACGGGTGCCGGCGCGGATGATGATGCCGATGTTGGTCTTGTTCAGCAGCAGCCACACGACCGCCAGGATGACGATCGTGATGATGACCAGCAGGAAGTCCCGGTAGAACGGAAACTGCACGCTGCCCAGCGAGATCGAGTCCGGCATGTACGCCGGCGTGCTCACGCGTACGGCGTCGTCGCCCCAGATACGGCGGACGACCTCGGTGAAGATCAAGGCCGTCCCGAACGTCAGCAGCAGGGTGTACTCCGGCAAGCGCCGGTAGAGCGGGCGGATCAGCGTCGATTCGAACGCCATCCCGAGCAACCCGACCAGCAAGGCGGCGACCGGAATCGCCGGCCAGAAGCCCAGCCGCGGCGAGAGCGTGTACATGACGTACGCGCCGAGCATGAAGAAGGCGCCGTGGGAGAAGTTGATCACCCCCATGAGCCCCAGGATGATGTTCAGCCCCAGGGCGACCAGGATGTAGAGCATTCCGAGGGTGATGCCGTTGACGAGCTGATCGAGCAGCTGCGGAACGGTGAACAGTCCGAGGATGTGAATTGCAGCGTCCTCGCAGGCGGCGGAAAAGTCGACTCACCGTTCGCCCCTGCGGTGCCTGCTTCCATGCTGCATTCGGCCAGGGGTTTGAAACTGAACGAACGTGCCGAAGGTTTAACCACCACCAAGGCCGCACCGGACTCCTCAGGGAGCCGATCCGGTTGGAGGCAGGAGCGGCACGGCCGCTCGGGGAGTTTCGGAACGTCATGTCAATGTGGGAACCGTTCACCGAACGCGCGCGGCGCAGCATCGTGCTCGCTCAGGAAGAGGCGCAGCGGCTCGGGAACAACTACATCGGGACCGAGCACATCCTGCTCGGGATCATCTCCGAGGGGGAGAGCCTCGCGGCCAAAGTCCTCGAGACCCTCGGTGTGAACCTGGCCAAGGTTCGCCAAGAGGTCGAGGCGATCGTGGGGCGAGGCGGCCAGACCGTCCAGCAAGAGATGGTCTTCACGCCGCGCGCCAAGCGCGTTATCGAACTGGCGTTCGAAGAAGCTCGGCAGCTCAACCACAACTACATCGGCACCGAGCACCTGCTGCTGGGCCTGATCCGCGAGGGCGAGGGCGTCGCCGCCCGCGTGCTCACCAACCTGGGGGTCGACCCGGCCAAGGTGCGCGTGCAGACGACCTCCCTGCTGGGGGCCGAGGGCCA
This DNA window, taken from Candidatus Sulfotelmatobacter sp., encodes the following:
- a CDS encoding branched-chain amino acid ABC transporter permease; this translates as MKPRSRLSAVLLHPLLWTALLFVALPFVAGANPFAGQWSGFVGIGTTMVIFALFAGGFNLLFGHVGELSFGHAMFFTIGAYVTALFANGFNVQIFGLTVQHAPTDNLLLALIFSLVAAVLWAWVLARLIVPRSSGIYFSMITLAFAQVVFFVTYEWSDLTGGEDGLQGIPRPTILGSHMLSETYHFYWFTAIVVFLALCVLYWIVSSPFGSVLHAIRENKQRARFLGYDVDKYRVNAFVLSAVFPAIAGWLWTYYQQAINPDAGSVEYSGNVVMMSMLGGMQTFLGPTLGASIYYEIQNNVSQLTKYWEAWIGIVFVFFVLVGPRGIMGLIDDIRQYGAGNTFRRLISRRARVETDVREERPLVDDAVGMDRVQ
- a CDS encoding branched-chain amino acid ABC transporter permease: MHILGLFTVPQLLDQLVNGITLGMLYILVALGLNIILGLMGVINFSHGAFFMLGAYVMYTLSPRLGFWPAIPVAALLVGLLGMAFESTLIRPLYRRLPEYTLLLTFGTALIFTEVVRRIWGDDAVRVSTPAYMPDSISLGSVQFPFYRDFLLVIITIVILAVVWLLLNKTNIGIIIRAGTRDAEMVKILGINMPLMFTFVFGIGSFMAGLAGALAAPIYAVQPQLASQWIVLTFVIVIVGGIGSFWGAIVGGLLIGIVSSLVALIWAPAVDLSGFLIMGIILLIRPRGLFGVEGLFE
- a CDS encoding TMEM175 family protein; this translates as MYRESLSHEERHLSTRLESFGDIVFGFSLSLSALQLSVPTHASDLGDHPIRWLLYGVTFALLVTYWLRYHRIMSVGFRPQQIDRTMLFAYLASISLLPYGLITFSRLMDGTALDEKAGFMFYALLVFAIAATGLVLEWRGLRRSYAVLDGALRERVWRAVVRSSLSAVIFALAIAIDAVNGVHWAWVPLVALPFANRLGGSRLRAIPERLFGRGTSAPSGVS
- a CDS encoding ABC transporter ATP-binding protein; protein product: MDYVFKTEGLTRRFSGFTAVNDVSIEIPTGGVRTIIGPNGAGKTTFFNLLSGMLPPSAGRIWFKDREITRLPSYQRARLGIARSFQITNIFAHLTVAENVRLAAQAVNDGKASFLFPSRRFAGIPATTERLLNDVGLWDARDTRAENLSHGDQRRLEIGLVLASDPPVLLLDEPLAGMSPTETHATVDLIQRVSPGRTILLVEHDIDVVMAISTTITVFQTGAVLAVGTPTEIRANEAVQRAYLGELV
- a CDS encoding metal-sulfur cluster assembly factor; this encodes MVTPETVREALTEVLDPELNLGILDLGLVYDVACEGPEGQEVTVVMTLTSPMCPVGPMFKQAVQSKVEGVVGVKSANVEITFNPPWDPRTMASEDVKLALGIW
- a CDS encoding ABC transporter ATP-binding protein, with protein sequence MLLELDRVNAYYEKSHVLQDVSLEVGAGEVVALLGRNGSGRSTTCKAIMGLVAVRMGQIRFKGENVTNKTPFSLAQHGIAFVPEDRRIFPNLTVGENLRLAALAGRKGPWTEKRIYEYFAVLGERRDKPAKLSGGEQQMLAIARALVANPDIILLDEPMEGLAPLIARNVEDVVRSIRAEGNTILLIEQNAQVAMSLSDRGYVLSNGRIVGAGTIDQLRADEAMMQRYLAV
- a CDS encoding tetratricopeptide repeat protein, which gives rise to MTVGPWAKQWHARTAALTRVEAQLARSPDDVGLRLERAQLLEDLGLREDSAAAYVHVLVAHPWHYEAMMRLGALFATGGKADGARAVFHEATVHHPDRPAPYASLGNVLLDLGDAPGARAAFEAALGVDPGHLEAHRGLAIIFERAGDIAAADRAWRAGFPDGSIAISPFRGPNEPVRVLLVTSAIGGNIPLQHVLDDRVFQWATLIAESYVPTMTLPPHGVVFNAIGDHDRCARALEHADQLLERVDVDVINPPARVRGSGRADNADRLAALTGVVVPRVVAFARDALTAPDAVRTLAAHGFEWPLLVRSPGYHTGEHFELIATAADLAAAVQALPGEELLAISYLDTRRADGAWAKYRVMFIDGELYPLHLAISREWKVHYFTAAMSEEQAFRDEERAFLEDMAGTLGAPAVAMLREIGEALGLEYAGVDFAFDPQGRLAIFEANATMVILPPKDDPRFAYRKAPVQRALDAVRAMIIRRANAGAARLQFS